In Nicotiana tabacum cultivar K326 chromosome 19, ASM71507v2, whole genome shotgun sequence, one DNA window encodes the following:
- the LOC107822646 gene encoding YTH domain-containing protein ECT2-like isoform X2: MVRSSQWIGYDGSGNEWEDYTRYVNPEGVEMTGAYGDNGSFMYQHGYGYAPYSPYSPATSPVPTVGHDGQLYGAQHYHYPYFQPLPPTSTPYTTPVAPPKGEIATSAAADQAPLSVDSANGNSNGVANGGVKGNTAPTPVRPAFQNSSLNANGSFGRGGALPGGVASGYQDPRFGFDGVMSPIPWLDGSMFTDGLARPVASNPITPSFSNGGAVPSSKNQNVHPHLMGLHHPRPSSGMNTTNGYMNTLYPNKFYGRYGNTFSSGMGFGSNRYDSRATGRGWTPVDNRFKPRGRGNSFYGYGNENMDGLNELNRGPRGKGSKNQKGFTPVALAVKGQNIPLTVTNDAEKDKPSLIPDKEQYNRPDFPVTYTDAKFFIIKSYSEDDVHKSIKYNVWASTPNGNKKLDAAYQEAQQKSGGCPIFLFFSVNTSGQFVGVAEMVGPVDFNKSVEYWQQDKWIGCFPVKWHIVKDVPNSLLKHITLENNENKPVTNSRDTQEVKMEQGLQVIEIFKDHISKQCILDDFEFYEDRQKRIQEKKAKQQLFQKQSHLWEGKATEEKNKDNSNGELKSQKLSEVSAVLSKESSPAAQSNGEVKLVENGSITKLGDDVNVAKLVTVSDKKPVAKGIANGAVN; this comes from the exons ATGGTCAGATCCAGCCAGTGGATCG GGTATGATGGTTCTGGTAATGAATGGGAGGACTATACAAGATATGTGAACCCAGAGGGAGTTGAGATGACT GGAGCTTATGGGGACAACGGGTCATTTATGTATCAGCATGGCTATGGTTATGCACCCTATAGTCCATATTCACCTGCTACTTCCCCTGTCCCGACTGTGGGGCATGACGGCCAGCTTTATGGAGCACAACACTACCACTATCCATATTTCCAGCCCCTCCCTCCAACCAGTACTCCATACACTACTCCAGTTGCCCCGCCAAAAGGTGAGATCGCCACCTCTGCTGCTGCTGACCAAGCACCATTGTCTGTGGATTCTGCTAATGGAAATTCTAATGGCGTTGCAAATGGTGGTGTAAAGGGAAATACCGCGCCTACGCCTGTGAGGCCTGCATTCCAGAATTCATCCTTAAATGCTAATGGCTCTTTTGGACGGGGTGGTGCCTTGCCTGGAGGAGTTGCTTCGGGCTATCAGGATCCTAGATTTGGTTTTGATGGTGTAATGTCTCCAATTCCATGGTTAGATGGGTCAATGTTTACTGACGGGCTCGCTAGGCCAGTGGCGAGCAATCCTATTACGCCTTCATTTTCAAACGGCGGTGCTGTTCCATCATCAAAAAATCAGAATGTTCATCCACATCTAATG GGCTTGCACCACCCTAGGCCCTCGTCTGGCATGAATACAACTAATGGGTATATGAATACGTTGTATCCCAATAAATTTTATGGGCGGTATGGGAACACATTCAGTTCTGGCATGGGATTTGGATCTAACAGGTATGATTCTCGCGCTACAGGTCGTGGGTGGACACCGGTTGACAACAGGTTTAAACCCAGGGGTAGAGGAAATAGTTTCTATGGCTATGGTAACGAGAACATGGATGGTTTAAATGAGCTCAACAGGGGACCAAGAGGTAAAGGTTCCAAGAATCAGAAGGGTTTTACACCAGTTGCTTTGGCAGTCAAGGGGCAGAACATCCCCCTAACCGTAACCAATGATGCCGAGAAAGATAAACCAAGCCTGATTCCTGACAAAGAACAGTACAACCGTCCAGATTTTCCTGTGACATATACTGATGCCAAGTTTTTTATCATCAAGTCTTACAGTGAAGATGATGTGCACAAAAGCATCAAATATAATGTGTGGGCTAGCACACCAAATGGTAACAAGAAGCTTGATGCTGCATATCAGGAGGCTCAACAAAAGTCTGGAGGCTGTCctatctttcttttcttctcg GTAAATACAAGTGGTCAGTTTGTTGGTGTTGCGGAGATGGTAGGACCAGTTGATTTCAACAAGAGTGTGGAGTATTGGCAGCAAGACAAGTGGATCGGCTGCTTTCCTGTAAAGTGGCACATTGTGAAGGATGTACCAAACAGCTTGTTGAAACACATCACGCTGGAGAACAACGAGAACAAGCCTGTTACCAACAGTAGAGATACTCAGGAG GTTAAAATGGAGCAGGGCTTGCAGGTGATAGAGATATTTAAAGATCATATTAGCAAACAGTGCAtccttgatgattttgagttctATGAGGATCGTCAAAAGAGAATCCAGGAAAAGAAGGCCAAGCAGCAGCTTTTCCAGAAGCAG TCGCACTTGTGGGAAGGCAAAGCCACTGAAGAGAAGAATAAAGACAATTCAAACGGCGAACTTAAATCCCAGAAACTTTCAGAAGTTTCTGCTGTTTTGAGCAAGGAAAGTTCACCAGCCGCTCAGTCTAATGGAGAGGTCAAGCTTGTGGAAAATGGATCAATTACAAAATTAGGAGACGATGTGAACGTTGCTAAACTAGTCACTGTATCCGACAAGAAACCTGTAGCTAAGGGGATAGCAAATGGGGCTGTTAATTGA
- the LOC107822646 gene encoding YTH domain-containing protein ECT4-like isoform X1 translates to MAAVAPSADQAADLLQKLSLDSQNKSLEIAEPKKKPVYSKDVGNGQIQPVDRSVTPLLPDFMDPTLCYVPNGYPSYYYGYDGSGNEWEDYTRYVNPEGVEMTGAYGDNGSFMYQHGYGYAPYSPYSPATSPVPTVGHDGQLYGAQHYHYPYFQPLPPTSTPYTTPVAPPKGEIATSAAADQAPLSVDSANGNSNGVANGGVKGNTAPTPVRPAFQNSSLNANGSFGRGGALPGGVASGYQDPRFGFDGVMSPIPWLDGSMFTDGLARPVASNPITPSFSNGGAVPSSKNQNVHPHLMGLHHPRPSSGMNTTNGYMNTLYPNKFYGRYGNTFSSGMGFGSNRYDSRATGRGWTPVDNRFKPRGRGNSFYGYGNENMDGLNELNRGPRGKGSKNQKGFTPVALAVKGQNIPLTVTNDAEKDKPSLIPDKEQYNRPDFPVTYTDAKFFIIKSYSEDDVHKSIKYNVWASTPNGNKKLDAAYQEAQQKSGGCPIFLFFSVNTSGQFVGVAEMVGPVDFNKSVEYWQQDKWIGCFPVKWHIVKDVPNSLLKHITLENNENKPVTNSRDTQEVKMEQGLQVIEIFKDHISKQCILDDFEFYEDRQKRIQEKKAKQQLFQKQSHLWEGKATEEKNKDNSNGELKSQKLSEVSAVLSKESSPAAQSNGEVKLVENGSITKLGDDVNVAKLVTVSDKKPVAKGIANGAVN, encoded by the exons ATGGCAGCTGTTGCTCCTTCTGCTGATC AAGCTGCAGATTTGCTGCAGAAGTTGTCATTGGATTCTCAAAATAAGTCACTTGAAATTGCAGAGCCAAAGAAAAAG CCTGTGTACTCCAAAGACGTGGGAAATGGTCAGATCCAGCCAGTGGATCGGTCAGTTACCCCTCTTTTGCCGGACTTCATGGATCCAACTTTGTGCTATGTTCCTAATGGATATCCCTCATACTATTATG GGTATGATGGTTCTGGTAATGAATGGGAGGACTATACAAGATATGTGAACCCAGAGGGAGTTGAGATGACT GGAGCTTATGGGGACAACGGGTCATTTATGTATCAGCATGGCTATGGTTATGCACCCTATAGTCCATATTCACCTGCTACTTCCCCTGTCCCGACTGTGGGGCATGACGGCCAGCTTTATGGAGCACAACACTACCACTATCCATATTTCCAGCCCCTCCCTCCAACCAGTACTCCATACACTACTCCAGTTGCCCCGCCAAAAGGTGAGATCGCCACCTCTGCTGCTGCTGACCAAGCACCATTGTCTGTGGATTCTGCTAATGGAAATTCTAATGGCGTTGCAAATGGTGGTGTAAAGGGAAATACCGCGCCTACGCCTGTGAGGCCTGCATTCCAGAATTCATCCTTAAATGCTAATGGCTCTTTTGGACGGGGTGGTGCCTTGCCTGGAGGAGTTGCTTCGGGCTATCAGGATCCTAGATTTGGTTTTGATGGTGTAATGTCTCCAATTCCATGGTTAGATGGGTCAATGTTTACTGACGGGCTCGCTAGGCCAGTGGCGAGCAATCCTATTACGCCTTCATTTTCAAACGGCGGTGCTGTTCCATCATCAAAAAATCAGAATGTTCATCCACATCTAATG GGCTTGCACCACCCTAGGCCCTCGTCTGGCATGAATACAACTAATGGGTATATGAATACGTTGTATCCCAATAAATTTTATGGGCGGTATGGGAACACATTCAGTTCTGGCATGGGATTTGGATCTAACAGGTATGATTCTCGCGCTACAGGTCGTGGGTGGACACCGGTTGACAACAGGTTTAAACCCAGGGGTAGAGGAAATAGTTTCTATGGCTATGGTAACGAGAACATGGATGGTTTAAATGAGCTCAACAGGGGACCAAGAGGTAAAGGTTCCAAGAATCAGAAGGGTTTTACACCAGTTGCTTTGGCAGTCAAGGGGCAGAACATCCCCCTAACCGTAACCAATGATGCCGAGAAAGATAAACCAAGCCTGATTCCTGACAAAGAACAGTACAACCGTCCAGATTTTCCTGTGACATATACTGATGCCAAGTTTTTTATCATCAAGTCTTACAGTGAAGATGATGTGCACAAAAGCATCAAATATAATGTGTGGGCTAGCACACCAAATGGTAACAAGAAGCTTGATGCTGCATATCAGGAGGCTCAACAAAAGTCTGGAGGCTGTCctatctttcttttcttctcg GTAAATACAAGTGGTCAGTTTGTTGGTGTTGCGGAGATGGTAGGACCAGTTGATTTCAACAAGAGTGTGGAGTATTGGCAGCAAGACAAGTGGATCGGCTGCTTTCCTGTAAAGTGGCACATTGTGAAGGATGTACCAAACAGCTTGTTGAAACACATCACGCTGGAGAACAACGAGAACAAGCCTGTTACCAACAGTAGAGATACTCAGGAG GTTAAAATGGAGCAGGGCTTGCAGGTGATAGAGATATTTAAAGATCATATTAGCAAACAGTGCAtccttgatgattttgagttctATGAGGATCGTCAAAAGAGAATCCAGGAAAAGAAGGCCAAGCAGCAGCTTTTCCAGAAGCAG TCGCACTTGTGGGAAGGCAAAGCCACTGAAGAGAAGAATAAAGACAATTCAAACGGCGAACTTAAATCCCAGAAACTTTCAGAAGTTTCTGCTGTTTTGAGCAAGGAAAGTTCACCAGCCGCTCAGTCTAATGGAGAGGTCAAGCTTGTGGAAAATGGATCAATTACAAAATTAGGAGACGATGTGAACGTTGCTAAACTAGTCACTGTATCCGACAAGAAACCTGTAGCTAAGGGGATAGCAAATGGGGCTGTTAATTGA